One genomic segment of Catalinimonas alkaloidigena includes these proteins:
- the aac(6') gene encoding aminoglycoside 6'-N-acetyltransferase, producing MNIEPVTEASLEVLTELAIALWPDCVFEEEYEYYKKLLGSETNICFLARDKEAYIAFIQLALRNEHVEGSSSSPVGYVEGIYVKPEYQKLGIGRQLIAAGEDWARQKGCVEFASDAELSNAISIDFHKKAGFEEVNRIVCFVKRLE from the coding sequence ATGAACATTGAGCCTGTTACCGAAGCTAGCCTTGAAGTGCTGACGGAACTGGCGATAGCGCTGTGGCCGGACTGTGTTTTTGAGGAAGAATATGAGTATTACAAAAAGCTGCTTGGCTCAGAGACTAATATTTGTTTTCTGGCAAGAGATAAGGAAGCATATATTGCTTTTATCCAGCTGGCACTGCGTAATGAGCATGTAGAAGGCTCTTCCAGCTCGCCGGTTGGCTATGTGGAGGGCATCTATGTGAAGCCAGAATATCAGAAACTGGGTATAGGCAGACAACTTATCGCAGCAGGAGAAGACTGGGCCAGACAAAAAGGGTGTGTAGAGTTTGCCTCTGATGCGGAATTGTCTAACGCGATAAGCATAGACTTTCATAAAAAAGCAGGTTTTGAGGAAGTAAACCGCATTGTTTGTTTCGTGAAAAGACTGGAATAA
- a CDS encoding GNAT family N-acetyltransferase, with product MSVSFVLAQEDDLKDVLHMMEEFYAIDYYPFDKIMTADNLKKFAMNPELGRLWVIISGGEIIGYIVLTFGFSFEFKGRDAFLDEFYLKEAYRGRGIGSHAVDFVLKQAEALGIKAVHLEVERHNEKGTRLYRRKGFEEHKRALMTRWLS from the coding sequence ATGAGTGTTTCTTTTGTACTCGCCCAAGAAGATGATCTGAAGGATGTTCTCCATATGATGGAGGAATTCTACGCAATAGATTACTATCCTTTTGACAAGATAATGACCGCCGATAACCTGAAAAAGTTTGCGATGAACCCCGAATTAGGGCGGCTTTGGGTGATTATCTCTGGGGGAGAAATTATTGGCTATATCGTGCTGACTTTTGGCTTTAGCTTTGAGTTCAAAGGCAGAGATGCCTTTCTGGATGAGTTTTACCTGAAAGAAGCTTACCGGGGCCGAGGTATAGGGAGTCATGCGGTAGATTTTGTGCTGAAGCAGGCAGAGGCACTGGGCATCAAAGCTGTGCACCTGGAAGTGGAGCGACACAATGAAAAGGGAACAAGGCTGTATAGGCGCAAAGGCTTTGAAGAACATAAACGAGCCCTGATGACCAGATGGTTAAGCTGA
- a CDS encoding YdeI/OmpD-associated family protein has translation MEPVFFATPDEFRAWLEDNHDQASELLVGYYKVSCEQPSMRWSESVDQALCFGWIDGVRKSIDSDSYCIRFTPRKPKSNWSAVNIKKVEELKAKGLMRRAGLEKYSQRKESRSRVYAYENPEKLDKALEKQFMHNKQAWSFFQAQPPYYRRQMIHWVMSAKQEVTRVRRLDKLMEACKREERI, from the coding sequence ATGGAACCTGTATTTTTTGCAACACCCGACGAATTCAGAGCATGGCTGGAAGATAATCATGATCAGGCTTCTGAGTTACTGGTGGGTTACTACAAAGTGAGTTGCGAGCAGCCTAGTATGCGCTGGTCGGAATCGGTAGATCAGGCACTTTGCTTTGGCTGGATTGATGGTGTTCGTAAGTCCATTGATAGTGACAGCTATTGCATCCGCTTTACACCGCGTAAACCTAAGAGCAACTGGAGTGCGGTGAATATTAAGAAAGTAGAAGAACTGAAAGCGAAAGGGCTGATGCGTAGAGCAGGTTTGGAGAAGTACAGCCAGCGCAAAGAGAGCAGGTCAAGAGTGTATGCTTATGAAAATCCAGAAAAGCTGGATAAAGCTTTGGAAAAGCAGTTTATGCATAATAAGCAAGCCTGGTCATTTTTTCAGGCGCAGCCCCCTTATTACAGAAGGCAGATGATACATTGGGTGATGAGCGCCAAGCAGGAAGTTACCCGTGTGAGAAGGCTTGACAAGCTAATGGAAGCATGTAAAAGAGAAGAGAGAATTTAA